Proteins found in one Paraburkholderia caballeronis genomic segment:
- a CDS encoding THUMP domain-containing class I SAM-dependent RNA methyltransferase yields the protein MSFEFFVPCPRGLEAALAAELADTAANRLPPGALQPGAEVPGGVHFRGNWAGGMAANLHSRIASRVMLKIAQRPYRSEQDVYALAREQRWEQWFSANETLRVDVTAIKSPLRSLEFATLRVKDAICDRLREVSGARPSIDTALPDVRVFAFLTATDCTLYLDTSGEPLFKRGWRLDKGAAPLRENLAAGILRLTGWTPGTPLYDPMCGSGTFLAEAAQVALAIAPGIDRRFAFEKFRQFDSAAWRHLKSAATAARDDARRAARDLQIYGSDISGDMLDKARANFQRAGLANVPLKQVDARDMAPPAATPGIVVANPPYGERIEVRGRNARGEARPTARSLRESNGDDEGFRRAQTDAPDSEFFQALGDALKQRFTGWRAFILTSDRKLPGQLRLRESAKTPLYNGALECRLFRFDLIAGSVRQRPANADGASEDGAQKPV from the coding sequence ATGTCCTTCGAATTTTTTGTCCCCTGCCCGCGCGGGCTCGAAGCCGCGCTCGCCGCCGAACTGGCCGACACCGCCGCGAACCGGCTGCCGCCGGGCGCGCTGCAACCCGGCGCCGAGGTTCCCGGCGGCGTGCATTTCCGCGGCAACTGGGCGGGCGGCATGGCCGCGAACCTGCATTCGCGGATCGCGAGCCGCGTGATGCTGAAGATCGCGCAGCGCCCGTACCGCAGCGAGCAGGACGTGTACGCGCTCGCGCGCGAGCAACGCTGGGAGCAGTGGTTTTCGGCGAACGAGACGCTGCGCGTCGACGTCACGGCGATCAAGTCGCCGCTGCGCAGCCTCGAATTCGCGACGCTGCGCGTGAAGGACGCGATCTGCGACCGGCTGCGCGAAGTGAGCGGCGCGCGGCCGAGCATCGACACCGCGCTGCCGGACGTCCGCGTGTTCGCATTCCTGACCGCGACCGACTGCACGCTGTACCTCGACACGTCCGGCGAGCCGCTGTTCAAGCGCGGCTGGCGGCTCGACAAGGGCGCGGCGCCGCTGCGCGAGAATCTCGCGGCCGGCATCCTGCGGCTGACGGGCTGGACGCCCGGCACGCCGCTGTACGACCCGATGTGCGGCAGCGGCACGTTCCTCGCGGAAGCCGCGCAGGTCGCGCTCGCCATCGCGCCGGGCATCGACCGCCGCTTCGCGTTCGAGAAGTTCAGGCAGTTCGATTCGGCCGCGTGGCGTCACCTGAAGAGCGCGGCGACGGCCGCGCGCGACGACGCGCGGCGCGCGGCGCGCGACCTGCAGATCTACGGCAGCGACATTTCCGGCGACATGCTCGACAAGGCGCGCGCGAACTTCCAGCGCGCGGGCCTCGCGAACGTGCCGCTCAAGCAGGTCGATGCGCGTGACATGGCGCCGCCGGCCGCGACGCCGGGGATCGTCGTCGCGAATCCGCCGTACGGCGAGCGGATCGAGGTGCGCGGCCGCAACGCGCGCGGCGAGGCGCGGCCGACCGCGCGCAGCCTGCGCGAATCGAACGGCGACGACGAAGGCTTCCGCCGCGCGCAGACCGACGCGCCGGACAGCGAGTTCTTCCAGGCGCTCGGCGATGCGCTGAAGCAGCGTTTCACCGGCTGGCGCGCGTTCATCCTGACGTCGGACCGCAAGCTGCCGGGGCAGCTCCGGTTGCGCGAATCGGCGAAAACGCCGCTCTATAACGGCGCGCTCGAATGCCGGCTGTTCCGCTTCGACCTGATCGCGGGCAGCGTGCGGCAGCGGCCTGCCAACGCAGACGGCGCGAGCGAGGACGGCGCGCAGAAGCCGGTTTGA
- a CDS encoding VOC family protein yields the protein MSTETSRVIAWFQIPAHDFERATRFYEAALDVSLQRAVSGGVPMSLFRHAEADTGGCIVYNPPESKPNADGVLVYLNAKPSVTAALDRIEKAGGRKLGPAVELPDNYGYIGHFIDTEGNRVGLHAPKLA from the coding sequence ATGTCCACTGAAACGTCCCGCGTCATCGCCTGGTTCCAGATTCCCGCGCACGATTTCGAGCGCGCGACGCGCTTCTACGAAGCCGCGCTCGACGTATCGCTTCAACGCGCAGTGTCCGGCGGCGTGCCGATGTCGCTGTTCCGGCACGCCGAGGCCGACACCGGCGGCTGCATCGTGTACAACCCGCCCGAATCGAAACCGAATGCGGACGGCGTGCTCGTTTATCTGAACGCGAAACCGTCGGTGACAGCCGCGCTCGACCGCATCGAAAAAGCCGGCGGCAGGAAACTCGGCCCGGCCGTCGAACTGCCTGACAACTACGGCTACATCGGCCACTTCATCGACACCGAAGGCAACCGCGTCGGTCTGCACGCGCCGAAGCTCGCTTAA